TGCCTCAAACTACAGGGCTTGCAATAGCTTTAAGTAGAATAGTGGGCGGAGCACTTTTAACAGAAGTTATTTTTGCATATCCAGGCATGGGATGGCTACTATATAATGCCATTAAGAGCCTAGACTATCCCTTAATTCAAGGTTGCGTTTTGCTGATAATATTATCGGTAGCCTTAGCGAACTTTATTATAGACTTAGTATATCCATTAATCGACCCTCGAATTCGTTATGGTGAGGAGACTTGAAATCCACGAAAATTTATAGATATCTTAGCAAAATTAAAGGAAACAAAAAGTTCTTTGCAGGTGCTTTTACAGTAGCTTTCATATATTTCATCTCTATTATAGGTTCATTTATATTACCCTCAGAATATTATAGAACTGGAAGCTTTGAACCAGCCTTGCCACCAAACACGAAGAACTTTATGGGAACTGATTGCCTTGGAAGAGATATTCTAGCTCAACTCTTTAGAGGAATTCAAAATTCTTATAAAATAGGATTTATAGCTGCTACTTTAGGCACGATTATTGGAGCAACAATAGGGTTCATAAGTGGTTATTACGGGGGTTTTATTGATAAAGTTATAAACGTTATAGTAGACGTTTTTCTTTCAGTGCCATCATTACTCTTTCTAATATTAATAGCAGCATTGATAAGTGGTGGAGTTACCGTTGAGACCATGGCGCTTATAATATGTATCACTAACTGGTCATGGCCAGCTAGGCAGGTGAGGGCTCAAGCAATGAGTTTGAAAAGAAGGGAATTTGTTTATCTTTCAAAACTTTCAGGAATGGGAAGCATGGAAATAATTGTTAAAGAATTGATGCCTCATATGTTTCAATGGATGGGCGCAAACTTTATTAACGCTTTTCTTTCAGCAGTATTAACTGAGGCTGGGCTTTCAATTTTAGGTTTAGGTCCACAAAGAGATGTTACGCTTGGCGTCATGATTTATTGGGCTCTCTCCTATTCTGCTATATTTCGGGGTATGTGGTGGTGGATATTCCCTCCTGTTGTTACGCTAATAATAGTATTCTTTTCACTATATATTTTACACGTAGGATTAGATGAAATAATTAATCCAAAATCTAAAAAAGTTTAGAGGGGCTATGAATATCTATGACATGCTACCCAATGATTTTCTTCTATTTTTATTAAAGGTGGAGGTGTTATACATTTAGCTGTTTTAACAGGGCATCTATTGTAAAACTTGCAACCAGAACTTTTTATTTGCTCTAGACGAGTTTCTGGAATAACTATTTTTTTTCTCCACCTTCTGGAGGGGTCCGGAACGGGTATTGACTCGATAAGAATTTTTGTATAGGGATGTTTAGGGGAATAAATTACTTTATCGGCAGCTCCCATTTCCATTATGCTTCCTCTATAAAGAATTATAATTTGATCGCTTACATAATGAGCCGTTGAAAGATCATGAGTTATGTAAATAAAGGACACTCCAAGTTTTCTCTTTAAATCTAACATAAGGTTTAAAATATTAGCCCGCAATGACGCGTCAATCATTGAGACAGGTTCATCAGCAACTATTAATGAGGGCTTTATTAGAAAAGCTCGCGCTAACATTAATCTTTGTCTTTGACCTCCGCTAAGTTCGTGAGGATATTTGCCTAATACCTCATTAGGCCTTAACCCAACAGCTTCAAGCGATTTATTGATAAGTTCTAAAGCTTCATCTTTTGATTGGGTTATTTTAAATTTTTTTATTGGCGCCCACAAAACGTCGTCAATCTTTTTTAAAGGATTAAATGAGGAATAAGGATCTTGAAAAACTGCTTGGACATTTTTTCTGTATTCTTTCCATTCTGTATTTGACATTTTCCATTTATTTTTTCCTTTATATAATACTTCGCCTTTTGTAGGTTTTATGAAACCAAGTATAAGTTTTGCTATAGTAGTTTTGCCGCTTCCACTCTCTCCTGCTAAAGTTAATATAGTAGGGGCTTTATCATATAATTTGAAACTAACATTATCAACGGCCACAATCCTCGTTTTCTTTAAAAACCCACTTGTAAAAACTTTTGTTAAATTCCGAACTTCTATCATGATTTCTCACCTATAAAGGAAACAAGCAACTTTTCTATTATTAATAGATATAAGAGGGGGCTCTTGTAACTTACATATCTTCATGGCCATTGGGCATCTCGGATGAAATCGGCATCCAGGGGGAGGGTTTTTAAGATCTGGAGGCAATCCCTTAATCCCTTTGAGAGTCTTTTTTACACCTAATATAGGTATTGAGTTTATTAAAGCATCTGTATAAGGGTGAAGAGGCTTTTTAAATATTTCATAGGTACTTCCAATTTCTACTATTTTTCCAGCATACATTATACCTATTCTGTCAGCTAGTTCTGCATGAACTGCCATATCATGCGTTATTAGTATAATTGCTATATTGTACTTCCTTCTAATCTCAGAAAGAAGCTGAATTATGCCTCGCTGAATGACAACATCTAGAGCAGTAGTTGGTTCATCAGCAATTATAAGTTCAGGTCTTAAAGCTATAGCCATAGCAATGATTGTTCTTTGCCTCATACCGCCGCTTAGCTCGTGAGGATACATATTCATAACTTCTGGTGCTAAACCTACGTTGATTAGTAATTCTTTAATCATTTCTTCGTATTCTTTCTCTTCTTTTTTTATTCCATGTTCCTTAAACATATCTATAAATTGATCCTTTATTCTTAATACTGGATTTAGCGCGTTCATAGAACTTTGAGGTATATATGACAAGCTTTTCCAACGAATTTCCCTAAGCTCCTTAGGAGAAAGTTTAAGTAAATTTTTTCCCTTAAATAGAACTTTGCCTCCATTTATAAATCCAGGAGGTTTTAAAAGTCTTAGAATTGCCATGGCTAATGTTGATTTTCCACAGCCAGATTCTCCCGCTATTCCAAATATTTCATTTCGTCTTACAGTAAAGCTTACATTGTCAACAGCTTTAACTAGTCCGTTAGGAGTTTTATAGTAGGCTTTAAGCTCTTGTATATATAAGAGTGTATCATCATGAGGCAAGCCTTTTATCCCTCCAGCTTCAAGAAAAATTAAAAAATCAGCCTTAAAAACCTTTAGTAGAATTAGAGACTGTCCAATAAGAGTTTTAGTCGGGGTTCGCCGCCTCTAGCACATGGAGCAACGCCCCAGCAAGGAGCTGTTCCAGAGGCGGCGAACCCCATACAGCATAGTGCTCCACGCAATAAATCTCTATCTCTCAGGCATGAGCCTAAGGCAGGTCGCAAAAGAGCTCGAAAAACTGGGAGTGA
The sequence above is drawn from the Thermoproteales archaeon genome and encodes:
- a CDS encoding ABC transporter permease gives rise to the protein MKSTKIYRYLSKIKGNKKFFAGAFTVAFIYFISIIGSFILPSEYYRTGSFEPALPPNTKNFMGTDCLGRDILAQLFRGIQNSYKIGFIAATLGTIIGATIGFISGYYGGFIDKVINVIVDVFLSVPSLLFLILIAALISGGVTVETMALIICITNWSWPARQVRAQAMSLKRREFVYLSKLSGMGSMEIIVKELMPHMFQWMGANFINAFLSAVLTEAGLSILGLGPQRDVTLGVMIYWALSYSAIFRGMWWWIFPPVVTLIIVFFSLYILHVGLDEIINPKSKKV
- a CDS encoding ABC transporter ATP-binding protein yields the protein MIEVRNLTKVFTSGFLKKTRIVAVDNVSFKLYDKAPTILTLAGESGSGKTTIAKLILGFIKPTKGEVLYKGKNKWKMSNTEWKEYRKNVQAVFQDPYSSFNPLKKIDDVLWAPIKKFKITQSKDEALELINKSLEAVGLRPNEVLGKYPHELSGGQRQRLMLARAFLIKPSLIVADEPVSMIDASLRANILNLMLDLKRKLGVSFIYITHDLSTAHYVSDQIIILYRGSIMEMGAADKVIYSPKHPYTKILIESIPVPDPSRRWRKKIVIPETRLEQIKSSGCKFYNRCPVKTAKCITPPPLIKIEENHWVACHRYS
- a CDS encoding ABC transporter ATP-binding protein, giving the protein MPHDDTLLYIQELKAYYKTPNGLVKAVDNVSFTVRRNEIFGIAGESGCGKSTLAMAILRLLKPPGFINGGKVLFKGKNLLKLSPKELREIRWKSLSYIPQSSMNALNPVLRIKDQFIDMFKEHGIKKEEKEYEEMIKELLINVGLAPEVMNMYPHELSGGMRQRTIIAMAIALRPELIIADEPTTALDVVIQRGIIQLLSEIRRKYNIAIILITHDMAVHAELADRIGIMYAGKIVEIGSTYEIFKKPLHPYTDALINSIPILGVKKTLKGIKGLPPDLKNPPPGCRFHPRCPMAMKICKLQEPPLISINNRKVACFLYR